A window of the Oscillospiraceae bacterium NTUH-002-81 genome harbors these coding sequences:
- a CDS encoding cation-translocating P-type ATPase, whose amino-acid sequence MKEWYQMTEQEVLEQLQARLEGLTGTQAAQRLEEAGENVLQEAKKKSALRIFAEQFCDLLVVILIVAAVISMFSGNAESTVVILAVIVMNAVLGTVQHQKAEKSLESLRALSSPSAKVLRDGQKTEIDARLVVPGDVLLLEAGDLVAADGRVLQGYSLQVNESSLTGESANVDKREGTLAGEVPLAERTNQVFSGSLVTYGRGVVLVTGTGMQTEIGKIASLMNDTKEKKTPLQVSLDDFSKKLAMLIMIVCAVVFLLSLYRRMPLLDALMFAVALAVAAIPEALGSIVTIVQAMGTQKMAKEQAIIKDLKAVESLGCVSVICSDKTGTLTQNRMTVQQVYVGGETVAPAALDLHNQLHRYLLYDAILTNDSAIVDGKGIGDPTEYALLEMAEQAGIQEKDIRELMPRLEELPFDSDRKLMSTKYGIHGVPTVLTKGAVDVLLSRCTGIREGAEPMSVRPVTEADCQRILEENQRFSENGLRVLAFGYKETTVEERLCTDNEKDFIFLGLVAMMDPPREESAQAVAEARRAGIRPVMITGDHKVTARAIAQSIGIYQEGDMALTGTELDALSDQELGEQIDKISVYARVSPEHKIRIVDAWQKHGNVVAMTGDGVNDAPALKKADIGVAMGITGTEVSKDAAAMILADDNFATIIKAVANGRCVYRNIQNAVQFLLSGNMAGIFCVLYTSLVGLSVPFQPVHLLFINLVTDSLPALAIGMEPAEADLLSRRPRDPKQGILTGNFLRAVLLQGGLIAICTMAAYHMGLRAGGAAAASTMAFSTLTLARLFHGFNCRSSHSLFRLGFRGNPYSLGAFCAGLLLLGLVLFVPVLQKLFLVVMPGGVCLWGMLLLAAAPTIVLQVGRLMRGR is encoded by the coding sequence ATGAAAGAGTGGTATCAGATGACGGAACAGGAGGTACTGGAACAGCTGCAGGCCCGGCTGGAGGGACTGACCGGCACACAGGCAGCGCAAAGGCTGGAAGAAGCGGGGGAAAATGTGCTGCAGGAAGCGAAGAAGAAATCCGCCCTGCGCATTTTTGCGGAGCAGTTTTGTGATCTGCTGGTGGTGATCCTGATCGTGGCAGCCGTGATTTCCATGTTTTCCGGCAACGCCGAGAGTACGGTGGTCATCCTTGCGGTGATCGTCATGAACGCTGTGCTGGGAACGGTGCAGCATCAGAAGGCAGAGAAATCGCTGGAAAGTCTGCGCGCGCTTTCTTCCCCCAGCGCCAAGGTACTGCGGGATGGACAGAAGACAGAGATCGATGCACGGCTGGTTGTGCCGGGGGATGTGCTGCTTCTGGAGGCCGGAGATCTGGTGGCCGCAGATGGCCGGGTGCTGCAGGGGTATTCTCTGCAGGTCAATGAAAGCTCCCTTACCGGGGAGTCTGCCAATGTGGATAAGCGGGAAGGAACGCTGGCGGGCGAGGTACCGCTGGCGGAGCGGACGAATCAGGTGTTCTCCGGCAGCCTGGTGACCTATGGCCGCGGTGTGGTGCTGGTGACCGGCACCGGTATGCAGACCGAGATCGGCAAGATCGCTAGCCTGATGAATGACACAAAGGAAAAGAAGACGCCGCTGCAGGTGAGCCTGGACGATTTCAGCAAGAAACTGGCGATGCTCATTATGATTGTCTGTGCTGTGGTGTTCCTGCTGAGCCTGTATCGCCGGATGCCGCTGCTGGATGCGCTGATGTTTGCTGTGGCGCTGGCAGTGGCGGCCATCCCGGAGGCGCTGGGCTCCATTGTTACCATTGTGCAGGCGATGGGAACCCAGAAGATGGCGAAGGAGCAGGCAATCATCAAGGATCTGAAAGCGGTGGAAAGTCTGGGCTGTGTGTCCGTGATCTGCTCAGATAAGACGGGAACGTTGACCCAGAACCGGATGACCGTGCAGCAGGTGTATGTGGGCGGAGAGACGGTTGCTCCGGCAGCGCTGGATCTGCACAATCAGCTGCACCGGTATCTGCTTTATGATGCGATCCTGACCAACGATTCGGCCATTGTGGATGGAAAAGGCATCGGAGATCCGACGGAATATGCCCTGCTGGAAATGGCAGAGCAGGCGGGCATTCAGGAAAAAGATATCCGGGAGCTGATGCCCCGGCTGGAGGAGCTGCCCTTTGATTCTGACCGGAAGCTGATGAGTACGAAATACGGGATCCACGGGGTACCGACGGTGCTGACCAAGGGGGCGGTGGACGTGCTGCTGTCCCGCTGTACCGGTATCCGGGAGGGTGCAGAGCCCATGTCTGTCCGTCCGGTGACGGAGGCGGACTGTCAGCGGATCCTGGAGGAGAATCAGCGGTTTTCAGAGAATGGGCTGCGGGTGCTGGCCTTTGGTTATAAGGAAACCACGGTGGAAGAACGGTTGTGCACAGACAATGAGAAGGACTTTATTTTCCTGGGGCTGGTGGCAATGATGGATCCGCCCAGGGAGGAGTCGGCACAGGCTGTGGCAGAGGCCAGACGGGCAGGCATTCGTCCGGTGATGATCACCGGCGATCACAAGGTGACGGCCAGAGCCATTGCGCAGTCCATCGGCATTTATCAGGAGGGGGATATGGCGCTCACCGGCACGGAGCTGGATGCACTGAGTGATCAGGAGCTGGGAGAACAAATTGACAAAATTTCCGTATATGCCCGGGTATCGCCGGAACATAAGATCCGGATCGTGGATGCCTGGCAGAAGCACGGCAATGTGGTTGCCATGACCGGAGACGGTGTCAATGACGCCCCTGCATTGAAAAAAGCGGACATCGGCGTTGCCATGGGCATCACCGGAACTGAGGTGTCCAAGGATGCGGCGGCCATGATCCTGGCGGACGACAATTTTGCGACGATCATCAAGGCGGTAGCCAATGGCCGGTGCGTATATCGCAATATCCAGAATGCGGTACAGTTTCTGCTGTCCGGAAATATGGCCGGTATTTTCTGCGTATTATACACTTCCCTGGTGGGTCTTTCTGTGCCGTTTCAGCCGGTGCATCTGCTGTTCATCAATCTGGTGACAGACTCCCTGCCGGCTCTGGCCATCGGCATGGAACCGGCAGAGGCGGATCTGCTGTCCCGACGGCCCCGGGATCCGAAACAGGGCATCCTGACGGGAAATTTCCTGCGGGCGGTATTGCTGCAGGGCGGCCTGATCGCCATCTGCACGATGGCAGCATATCATATGGGATTACGGGCAGGCGGCGCGGCAGCGGCCAGCACCATGGCCTTCTCGACGCTGACTCTGGCCCGGCTGTTCCATGGATTCAACTGCAGAAGCAGCCATTCCCTGTTCCGGCTTGGCTTCCGGGGCAACCCGTACAGTCTGGGCGCTTTTTGCGCAGGCCTGCTGCTTCTGGGGCTGGTGCTGTTTGTTCCCGTGCTGCAGAAGCTGTTTCTGGTGGTTATGCCCGGCGGGGTGTGTCTGTGGGGGATGCTCCTGCTGGCGGCTGCGCCCACGATCGTATTACAGGTAGGGCGTCTCATGCGGGGAAGATAA
- a CDS encoding A24 family peptidase, whose protein sequence is MEVLRVTGVMGVLIFLVIVARMDARTARIPNGLLLAGILFVLFFVGMMEQNSGLPETVVGCAATGEARPAYVYFVRQRLLGLVGVSGFLLCLTLFRPGAFGGGDVKLTALTGFLLGWRLSWYAFAVSVFSAGVYVLWKLLRKEVDRSSQIPFGPFLCLGTAGVLVFPYLYSIWNCVL, encoded by the coding sequence ATGGAAGTACTGCGGGTAACAGGAGTGATGGGGGTACTTATATTTCTGGTGATTGTCGCCCGGATGGATGCCCGCACAGCGCGGATTCCCAACGGGCTGCTGCTGGCGGGCATCCTGTTTGTATTATTCTTTGTTGGGATGATGGAGCAAAATTCCGGTTTGCCGGAGACTGTGGTGGGGTGTGCGGCAACGGGAGAAGCGCGCCCGGCATATGTGTATTTTGTTCGGCAGCGCCTGTTGGGGCTTGTGGGCGTCAGCGGGTTTCTGCTGTGCCTGACACTGTTTCGGCCCGGGGCCTTTGGTGGCGGGGATGTGAAGCTGACGGCGCTGACCGGTTTTTTGCTGGGCTGGAGACTGAGTTGGTATGCATTTGCTGTGAGTGTGTTTTCTGCGGGGGTGTATGTGCTGTGGAAGCTGCTGCGAAAAGAAGTGGACAGAAGCAGCCAGATTCCGTTCGGGCCATTTCTCTGCCTGGGAACGGCAGGGGTATTGGTATTTCCTTATCTTTATTCCATATGGAACTGTGTCCTGTGA
- a CDS encoding response regulator transcription factor, with the protein MNNEKTILVIEDEKGIRNFIHNALTTNGYKTILTENGKTARTAFLSQCPDLVLLDLGLPDVDGLTLLQEFRQWNETPVLIVSARDKESEKVSALDMGADDYITKPFGISELMARVRTALRHTASTTDASPASNIIHVKDLTIDIARHTVTKGEEEIHFTQNEFKCLALLGKHAGKVLTYDFIMKNIWGPYSSSDNQILRVNMANIRRKLKENPAEPQYILTELGIGYRMLVD; encoded by the coding sequence ATGAATAACGAGAAAACCATTTTGGTCATAGAGGATGAAAAAGGCATCCGCAACTTTATCCACAATGCACTGACCACCAACGGCTACAAGACCATTCTGACCGAGAACGGCAAAACTGCCCGGACAGCATTTCTTTCTCAGTGTCCGGATCTTGTACTGCTGGATCTGGGCCTTCCCGATGTGGACGGCCTTACCCTGCTGCAGGAGTTCCGGCAGTGGAATGAGACGCCTGTTCTCATCGTCTCTGCCCGCGACAAGGAATCTGAGAAAGTATCTGCCCTGGATATGGGCGCCGACGACTATATCACGAAACCCTTCGGTATCTCCGAGCTGATGGCCCGGGTGCGCACTGCCCTTCGGCATACGGCTTCCACCACAGACGCTTCCCCGGCATCCAACATCATCCATGTAAAAGATCTGACCATCGACATTGCCCGCCATACGGTAACCAAAGGGGAAGAAGAAATCCATTTTACCCAGAATGAATTCAAATGTCTGGCACTGCTGGGCAAACACGCCGGAAAAGTACTCACCTATGATTTCATTATGAAAAATATCTGGGGGCCGTACAGTTCTTCCGACAATCAGATCCTCCGGGTAAATATGGCAAACATCCGCAGAAAGCTGAAGGAAAATCCCGCAGAACCTCAGTATATCCTGACAGAGCTGGGCATCGGCTACCGTATGCTGGTGGACTGA
- a CDS encoding DUF4118 domain-containing protein, which translates to MEKLHISDLFKTLFVLAAAYKISDILLGYTGVENNSALIYALAVLIISRVTDGYLWGIAASIFSAFCINYYFMYPYAKFNMTMPGYTVAGISMLIVSIVTCTMTSLIKRQAQDAIRREQHTRELYQMNRQLNDERTKVQIEAEKEKMRSNLLRAISHDLRTPLTTIIGSTTLILEDGRNMEEAEVRKLLTDIRDDSEWLIGMVENLLSITKFQPGETTLKTQNEVVEDVISDAVVKTKKRFPNTKIHVELPQDILMAPMDSTLIKQVIINLLENAIRHSGDTEHIQIASYAKDSFAVIEVSDHGRGLNATENDGEEPSSDSSKGLGIGLPVCESIVKAHKGFFEKENRPGGGAVFRFGLPMEEVTQDE; encoded by the coding sequence ATGGAAAAGTTACATATTTCAGATTTGTTTAAAACACTTTTTGTTCTGGCCGCAGCATACAAGATCAGTGACATCCTGCTGGGCTATACGGGCGTTGAGAACAACTCGGCATTGATCTACGCATTGGCTGTGCTCATCATTTCCCGGGTGACGGACGGCTATCTGTGGGGCATCGCCGCTTCCATATTCAGCGCTTTCTGCATCAACTATTACTTCATGTACCCTTACGCGAAGTTCAACATGACCATGCCCGGCTATACCGTGGCGGGCATCAGCATGCTGATCGTTTCCATCGTCACCTGCACGATGACTTCCCTGATCAAGCGGCAGGCCCAGGATGCCATCCGCCGGGAACAGCACACCCGGGAGCTGTACCAGATGAACCGGCAGCTGAACGATGAGCGCACGAAGGTACAGATTGAAGCGGAGAAAGAGAAAATGCGCAGCAACCTGCTCCGGGCTATTTCCCATGACCTGCGGACACCTCTGACGACCATCATCGGCTCTACGACACTGATCCTGGAAGACGGCCGCAACATGGAGGAAGCCGAGGTGCGCAAGCTGCTTACCGATATCCGGGACGACTCCGAATGGCTCATCGGCATGGTGGAAAACCTGCTGTCCATCACGAAATTCCAGCCCGGAGAGACAACGCTGAAAACACAGAATGAGGTCGTGGAGGATGTCATTTCCGACGCGGTGGTGAAGACGAAGAAGCGTTTCCCCAACACGAAGATCCACGTGGAGCTGCCCCAAGACATTCTCATGGCGCCCATGGATTCCACCCTGATCAAACAGGTGATCATCAATCTTCTGGAAAATGCCATCCGGCACTCCGGAGATACCGAGCATATTCAGATCGCTTCTTATGCAAAAGACAGCTTCGCAGTGATCGAGGTCAGCGACCACGGCCGCGGCCTGAACGCCACAGAAAACGACGGCGAGGAGCCTTCCAGCGATTCTTCCAAGGGACTGGGCATCGGACTTCCCGTCTGCGAAAGCATTGTAAAGGCACACAAGGGATTTTTTGAAAAAGAAAATCGTCCGGGCGGCGGCGCTGTTTTCCGCTTCGGACTTCCAATGGAGGAGGTAACACAGGATGAATAA
- the cdd gene encoding cytidine deaminase: protein MEKQELIREAIAARKRSYSPYSHFQVGAALLGRSGKVYTGCNIENAAYTPTNCAERTAFFKAISEGEKEFEMIAIVGGPAKSARTDYCPPCGVCRQVMAEFCDPKAFRVLMARTETDYRECSLEEVLPFGFTKEELQ, encoded by the coding sequence ATGGAGAAGCAGGAACTGATCAGAGAGGCCATCGCCGCACGAAAGAGATCCTATTCGCCGTATTCGCACTTCCAGGTGGGCGCGGCGCTGCTGGGAAGATCCGGGAAAGTATACACGGGATGCAACATTGAAAATGCGGCCTACACACCGACGAACTGTGCGGAGCGGACTGCTTTTTTCAAGGCGATATCAGAAGGGGAGAAGGAATTCGAGATGATCGCCATTGTGGGCGGCCCGGCGAAGAGTGCCAGGACGGATTACTGCCCGCCCTGCGGCGTGTGCCGACAGGTGATGGCGGAGTTCTGTGACCCGAAGGCATTTCGGGTGCTGATGGCAAGGACGGAGACGGATTATCGGGAATGCAGCCTGGAAGAGGTACTCCCGTTTGGATTTACGAAGGAGGAATTGCAATGA
- a CDS encoding pyrimidine-nucleoside phosphorylase, translating into MRMYDLIKEKRDGGVLSDEEIRWMIDGYVKGEIPDYQMSAMLMAIYFQGMTDHETAVMTDAAAHSGDMVDLSSIPGVKVDKHSTGGVGDKTTLIVGPIAAACGVKIAKMSGRGLGHTGGTVDKLESIPGMQVALDREAFFRIVKEIGLCVIGQSGNLTPADKKMYALRDVTGTVESIPLIAMSIMSKKLAAGSDCILLDVKCGSGAFMKTKEQAVTLAEKMVAIGEHAGRKVGALITNMDIPLGHKIGNSLEVEEAVETLRGEGPADLTEICLELAAHMLYLAGKGSLEECRRMSKEAVESGAALRKLEAMVEAQGGDVRVIQDPALFAQAPVIEEIKAPASGYITHMDTEAIGVAAALLGAGRETKDDTIDYSAGIVLQKKTGEYVEQGQTIALFHTSERRRLKDAEERFLHALTIEKENREQQPLILGQVVR; encoded by the coding sequence ATGAGAATGTATGACCTGATCAAGGAAAAACGGGACGGCGGCGTGCTGTCTGATGAGGAGATCCGCTGGATGATCGACGGGTACGTGAAAGGGGAGATCCCGGATTACCAGATGTCTGCCATGCTCATGGCTATTTATTTTCAGGGCATGACGGATCATGAGACGGCGGTGATGACCGATGCGGCGGCGCATTCCGGGGATATGGTAGACCTGTCCTCCATTCCGGGCGTGAAGGTGGATAAGCATTCCACCGGCGGCGTGGGCGATAAGACGACGCTGATCGTGGGCCCCATTGCGGCAGCCTGCGGCGTCAAGATCGCCAAAATGTCCGGCAGAGGTCTGGGCCACACCGGCGGCACGGTGGATAAGCTGGAATCTATCCCGGGTATGCAGGTGGCGCTGGATCGGGAAGCGTTTTTCCGCATTGTGAAAGAGATCGGTCTGTGCGTCATCGGCCAGTCAGGCAATCTGACCCCGGCGGATAAGAAGATGTACGCCCTGCGGGATGTGACGGGCACCGTGGAGAGTATTCCGCTGATCGCCATGTCCATCATGAGCAAAAAACTGGCTGCCGGAAGTGACTGTATCCTGCTGGATGTGAAATGCGGCAGCGGCGCATTTATGAAAACGAAGGAGCAGGCGGTGACGCTGGCTGAAAAAATGGTGGCCATCGGGGAACATGCGGGTCGAAAGGTGGGCGCACTGATCACCAACATGGATATCCCGCTGGGCCATAAGATCGGCAATTCTCTGGAGGTGGAAGAGGCCGTGGAGACGCTGCGGGGAGAAGGCCCGGCGGATCTGACGGAGATTTGCCTGGAGCTGGCAGCCCACATGCTGTATCTGGCGGGAAAAGGCAGTCTCGAGGAGTGTCGAAGAATGTCGAAAGAGGCTGTGGAAAGTGGTGCGGCGCTTCGGAAGCTGGAAGCTATGGTGGAAGCCCAGGGCGGTGATGTGCGCGTCATCCAGGATCCGGCGCTGTTTGCCCAGGCTCCGGTTATTGAGGAGATCAAGGCACCGGCATCCGGCTATATCACCCATATGGACACAGAGGCTATCGGCGTAGCGGCAGCGCTTCTGGGGGCCGGCCGGGAGACGAAAGACGACACCATCGATTATTCTGCCGGTATCGTTTTGCAGAAAAAGACCGGCGAATATGTGGAGCAGGGACAGACCATTGCGCTTTTCCACACGTCGGAGCGCAGACGGCTGAAAGATGCTGAGGAGCGGTTCCTCCATGCGCTGACCATCGAGAAGGAAAACCGGGAGCAGCAGCCATTGATCCTGGGGCAGGTAGTGCGATAG
- a CDS encoding DegV family protein produces the protein MSKIAVVTDSNSGITQAQAKACGVTVLPMPFYINEELFYEDINLSQEDFYAKLEGNADISTSQPAVGDVLDLWNSLLKEYDEIVHIPMSSGLSGSCETAIMLAQDFDGKVQVVNNQRISVTQRQAVLDAKTLAERGKSAAEIREYLERTKFDSSIYITVDTLKYLKKGGRITPAAAALGTLLRIKPVLQIQGEKLDAFSKARTMKQAKATMLHAMQADFKDRFHTDEQAEEMWIQVAYSGTDRTEAEAFKAELQALYPNHEIVMDPLSLSVSCHIGPGALAIACTKKLAENK, from the coding sequence ATGAGCAAAATTGCAGTTGTCACCGACAGCAACAGCGGAATCACACAGGCGCAGGCGAAAGCGTGCGGCGTGACGGTGCTTCCCATGCCTTTTTATATTAATGAAGAATTGTTTTATGAGGATATCAATTTGAGCCAGGAGGATTTCTACGCAAAGCTGGAAGGAAATGCGGATATTTCCACGTCCCAGCCGGCGGTGGGAGATGTGCTGGATCTATGGAACAGCCTTTTGAAGGAATATGACGAGATCGTGCACATTCCCATGTCCAGCGGCTTAAGCGGCTCCTGTGAGACGGCCATCATGCTGGCCCAGGATTTTGACGGCAAGGTGCAGGTGGTGAACAACCAGCGGATTTCCGTCACCCAGCGGCAGGCAGTGCTGGACGCGAAGACACTGGCTGAGCGGGGAAAGAGCGCGGCAGAGATCCGGGAATATCTGGAGCGTACGAAATTTGATTCCAGCATTTACATCACCGTGGATACGTTGAAATATCTGAAAAAGGGCGGTCGGATCACACCGGCAGCGGCAGCTCTCGGCACCCTGCTTCGGATCAAACCGGTGCTGCAGATCCAGGGAGAAAAGCTGGATGCTTTTTCCAAGGCGCGGACGATGAAACAGGCCAAGGCGACCATGCTTCATGCCATGCAGGCTGATTTCAAAGACCGGTTCCACACGGATGAGCAGGCAGAGGAAATGTGGATCCAGGTGGCATACAGCGGCACCGACCGCACAGAGGCGGAGGCGTTCAAGGCAGAGCTGCAGGCACTGTATCCGAACCACGAGATCGTGATGGATCCGCTGTCTTTGAGCGTCTCCTGTCACATCGGGCCGGGCGCGCTGGCTATCGCCTGCACGAAAAAACTCGCTGAAAATAAGTAG
- a CDS encoding MarR family transcriptional regulator yields the protein MDTYQTINDVLVRLFREIMDQEQKAIITEQFRDITNNDMHIIEAIGIEEPRNMSSVAKSLSVTVGTLTIAVNALVKKGYVDRVRSEADRRVVLLSLTEKGEKAYYHHEKFHRDMVDAVIGQLSPEEQVVLAKALTNLSEFFRKF from the coding sequence GTGGATACTTACCAGACCATCAATGATGTGCTTGTCCGGCTGTTTCGGGAGATCATGGATCAGGAGCAGAAGGCGATCATCACGGAACAGTTCCGTGACATCACCAACAACGATATGCATATAATAGAAGCGATCGGTATCGAGGAGCCGCGCAACATGTCCTCCGTGGCCAAAAGCCTCTCCGTGACAGTGGGCACCCTGACCATTGCGGTGAATGCCCTTGTGAAAAAAGGGTATGTAGACCGGGTGCGCAGCGAGGCGGATCGGCGGGTGGTGCTCTTATCCCTGACGGAAAAGGGGGAGAAGGCCTACTATCACCATGAAAAATTTCACCGGGACATGGTGGATGCCGTCATCGGGCAGCTTTCCCCGGAGGAGCAGGTGGTTCTGGCAAAGGCGCTTACCAACTTAAGTGAATTTTTTCGGAAATTCTGA
- a CDS encoding DUF885 domain-containing protein: MRKKVLLPVMGLALAATVLCLFFARPANLSSFHFLSFSTNIDDADASAALSALTDRYFQEKASSSTLNLHYTLADPESYGIARQPVHLGMISAALPEEERIRTENTLAALHGIDRSALNESEKFTWDVLEDALQEEMESYDWYFYEEPLSPTLGVQAQLPILLAEYAFYTEQDVTDYLELLSQVGDYFDSLVAFEQEKAARGLFLSDAVADAVIDQCIDFIEGRQDSYLQVLFEEKLAALSDVPEARKQLYLAQHTRLLEHTVFPAYEQLVNSLCALKGSGVNDKGLCYFSEGSDYYRYLVQAVTGSEKSPAQLQALLDEKRQAYTTEIQSLAAAHPALLASLDLSLDTGTPEHTLETLQQAISRDFPTLSNISYTVRDVPASLQATSSPAFYLTPPIDRLTDNVIYINPRENYEGLDLFTVLAHEGYPGHLYQTVYSSTHCANPLQGILSYGGYTEGWATYAELYSYGICRMEEPAARLLMLNKAWALNLYSTIDLGIHYYGWSEYDTYLFLNSCGITDAATAREVFLAIVEDPANYLKYYVGYLEFDALKERARAALGSNFRLYDFHEYLLSLGPAPFSLLEKKIDEFIANQD; encoded by the coding sequence ATGCGAAAAAAGGTTCTTCTCCCTGTAATGGGACTGGCGCTGGCTGCCACTGTTCTCTGCCTGTTCTTTGCCCGCCCGGCAAACCTCTCTTCTTTTCATTTTCTTTCTTTTTCGACAAATATCGACGACGCAGACGCCTCCGCAGCGCTTTCCGCTCTCACGGACCGGTATTTTCAGGAAAAAGCTTCCTCCTCCACGCTGAATCTGCACTATACACTGGCCGATCCCGAAAGCTACGGCATTGCCAGGCAGCCTGTGCATCTGGGGATGATTTCCGCCGCTCTTCCGGAGGAAGAACGGATCCGCACAGAAAACACACTGGCCGCTCTTCATGGGATTGACCGCTCTGCCCTGAACGAATCGGAGAAATTTACCTGGGATGTGCTGGAGGACGCGCTGCAGGAAGAAATGGAGAGCTACGACTGGTACTTCTACGAAGAACCGCTCAGCCCCACCCTGGGAGTACAGGCACAGCTTCCCATTCTGCTGGCCGAGTATGCCTTTTACACAGAGCAGGATGTGACCGACTATCTGGAACTGCTCTCCCAGGTGGGGGACTACTTCGATTCTCTTGTGGCTTTTGAGCAGGAAAAAGCGGCCCGGGGGCTGTTCCTGTCGGATGCGGTGGCCGACGCTGTCATCGACCAGTGTATTGATTTCATCGAGGGACGGCAGGACTCCTATCTGCAGGTGCTGTTTGAGGAAAAGCTGGCTGCCCTTTCGGATGTTCCCGAAGCCAGAAAACAGCTGTACCTGGCGCAGCACACCCGGCTTTTGGAGCACACGGTTTTCCCGGCATACGAGCAGCTGGTGAACAGTCTGTGTGCCCTGAAAGGCAGTGGTGTCAACGACAAGGGGCTGTGCTATTTTTCGGAAGGCAGCGACTACTACCGATATCTGGTGCAAGCCGTCACCGGTTCGGAGAAAAGCCCGGCCCAGCTGCAGGCACTGCTGGATGAAAAACGTCAGGCCTACACCACAGAAATCCAGTCTCTTGCCGCAGCACACCCGGCGCTTTTGGCTTCTCTGGATCTTTCCCTGGACACCGGCACGCCGGAGCACACGCTGGAGACACTGCAACAGGCCATCAGCCGGGATTTTCCGACGCTTTCCAACATTTCCTACACGGTGCGGGACGTTCCCGCTTCCCTGCAGGCCACTTCCAGCCCGGCCTTTTACCTGACGCCACCCATCGACCGGCTGACGGACAATGTGATCTACATCAATCCCCGGGAAAATTATGAAGGACTGGATCTGTTCACCGTGCTGGCCCACGAGGGCTACCCGGGGCATCTGTATCAGACCGTATACAGCAGCACCCACTGCGCCAACCCGCTGCAGGGCATCCTGAGCTACGGCGGCTACACGGAAGGCTGGGCCACCTACGCCGAGCTGTACTCCTATGGCATCTGCAGGATGGAAGAACCCGCGGCCCGGCTGCTCATGCTGAACAAGGCCTGGGCACTGAACCTGTACAGCACCATCGATCTGGGTATCCACTATTACGGGTGGAGCGAATACGACACCTATCTTTTCCTGAACAGCTGCGGCATCACCGATGCGGCCACGGCCCGGGAGGTTTTCCTGGCCATCGTGGAAGATCCGGCCAACTATCTAAAATACTACGTGGGCTATCTGGAATTTGACGCACTAAAAGAACGGGCCCGGGCAGCACTGGGATCCAACTTCCGTCTGTACGACTTCCATGAATACCTGCTGTCCCTGGGACCCGCTCCGTTTTCTCTGTTAGAGAAGAAAATCGATGAATTCATTGCCAACCAGGATTGA